The Coccidioides posadasii str. Silveira chromosome 3, complete sequence genome contains a region encoding:
- a CDS encoding uncharacterized protein (TransMembrane:1 (o31-56i)) has translation MATTSINGSDSHQPSDKQASPLRSSALLADLIPILIVLIYAVAITCYFHDGIISCCRGPILRRWRRRTGTARKRGYVSVANDDGEEEEEEEEGEEANRSHNSQFAQLRHKHADEEATIELQDAKPAKKGKKKKKNRPKSLVLRGYTPLPSCPEDLDHGEETEMETRMHRVHQGLEQRWERASDVLRLSRYFDGNTGQLKRCILMEPETELSQMRMKEDSGLFEHIGGFGDHVIGRWFDRTVHRMVVKVLPWLEPGNNDGSEIYRK, from the coding sequence ATGGCAACCACCTCTATTAACGGCTCAGACTCACACCAGCCCTCCGACAAGCAAGCTAGCCCTTTACGATCAAGCGCATTACTCGCCGACCTAATACCCATTCTTATAGTGCTGATCTATGCAGTTGCTATTACCTGCTATTTTCACGATGGTATAATTTCCTGCTGTCGTGGACCCATCCTCCGGCGATGGAGAAGGAGAACCGGAACTGCGCGGAAAAGAGGCTATGTGAGTGTTGCCAATGACGATggcgaggaagaagaggaggaggaggagggggaagaGGCGAACAGGTCGCATAATAGTCAGTTCGCACAACTACGACATAAGCATGCTGATGAAGAGGCAACCATTGAATTACAAGACGCGAAACCGGCgaagaagggaaagaagaagaaaaagaatcgACCCAAAAGCTTGGTTCTACGTGGATATACTCCACTTCCATCCTGTCCAGAGGACCTTGATCATGGCGAGGAGACGGAGATGGAAACGAGGATGCACAGGGTGCATCAGGGCTTGGAACAGCGGTGGGAACGGGCTAGTGATGTGCTCCGGCTATCAAGGTACTTTGATGGTAACACTGGGCAGCTGAAAAGGTGCATTTTGATGGAGCCTGAGACCGAGTTAAGCCAGATGAGGATGAAGGAGGACAGCGGCCTATTCGAGCACATTGGAGGCTTTGGTGACCACGTGATAGGAAGATGGTTCGATCGAACTGTTCATAGGATGGTGGTTAAAGTTCTGCCTTGGTTGGAGCCAGGGAACAATGATGGCAGCGAGATATATCGGAAATAG
- a CDS encoding uncharacterized protein (EggNog:ENOG410PJRP~COG:Q~BUSCO:11908at33183) — MDSAISNKGASWSLQNTQAPSADRGVMALFSLKGKTAIIAGAAAGIGLAVAQAYAEAGANVALWYHSNKSAHDRAAEIEKKYGVQSRAYQVNVQEPQQIENAVQTVLKEFNGRLDIFVANSGIPWTQGAVTAGQLDHYRKVISTDLDGVYYAARAVAPVWRRQKQEGTDINGNKLHNFTYGSFIATASMSGHIVNVPQLQAAYNAAKAGVIHLCKSLAMEWVQFARANSISPGYIATELSSFLGEDTLKMLQGKIPMGREGQPHELAGAYVYLASDASSYTTGTDIIVDGGYTCP, encoded by the exons ATGGACAGCGCCATTTCCAACAAGGGAGCGTCGTGGTCGCTGCAGAACACCCAGGCCCCATCCGCAGACCGCGGGGTAATGGCTCTGTTCTCGCTCAAGGGGAAGACAGCCATCATCGCCGGTGCCGCCGCGGGAATAGGCCTTGCCGTCGCTCAAGCGTACGCTGAAGCCGGTGCCAACGTTGCCCTGTGGTACCACAGCAACAAGTCGGCTCACGACCGCGCTGCTGAAATCGAGAAGAAATACGGTGTTCAAT CCAGGGCATACCAGGTCAACGTTCAGGAACCCCAGCAGATCGAAAACGCCGTCCAGACCGTCCTCAAGGAGTTCAACGGCCGTCTCGACATCTTCGTCGCCAACTCTGGCATTCCTTGGACCCAGGGCGCCGTGACGGCTGGCCAGCTCGATCACTATCGCAAGGTCATCAGCACCGACCTCGACGGAGTTTACTACGCCGCACGGGCCGTGGCACCGGTCTGGCGGCGACAGAAGCAAGAAGGGACGGATATCAATGGAAACAAGCTCCACAACTTCACGTACGGTAGCTTCATCGCGACTGCGTCGATGAGCGGACACATTGTCAATGTCCCGCAATTGCAGGCGGCATATAACGCTGCAAAGGCCGGAGTCATCCATCTCT GTAAATCCCTGGCGATGGAGTGGGTACAATTCGCCCGTGCCAATAGCATATCTCCGGGATATATTGCTACCGAACTGTCTAGCTTTCTTGGTGAAGACACGCTGAAGATGTTGCAGGGCAAGATCCCAATGGGCCGCGAGGGACAGCCACACGAATTGGCTGGTGCATACGTGTACTTGGCCTCTGATGCTTCGAGCTACACCACTGGCACGGATATCATCGTTGACGGTGGATACACTTGTCCCTAA
- a CDS encoding uncharacterized protein (EggNog:ENOG410Q560~COG:G~TransMembrane:12 (i50-71o91-109i121-140o146-168i180-203o215-238i284-303o323-341i361-380o386-410i417-439o451-474i)), with protein MDSGAPGRGLAEEERRGDANIAEKGMATEQIIVKFEPGDKDNPHNWSMTWRLVISGIYIVLSLNSTLGSSMPAGAIKVIAEGLSVTNKYQLVLPISVFLIGYIVGPLFLAPLSEVYGRRPLLLWTFVLYLFFTLGTALVSNFPGLLILRFFAGTAAAAPLAIVGGVFADCFPDSVHRGRVMSMWAAGTIFGPTLSPLISGFLGKVSWRWPFWLELIFGGFTLIPMVFVPETFGPVILAQRAARMRKELKRDGIIAPGSAENVDLKELFAVTLSRPVKMLFTEPIVPAVCSYMAYVYAILYLFFQAYPIIFQDEYGMSPGIAGLAYLPVGVGSVISAVMVVLWDERMRKRGNKKQSMEYHRLTLACIGGPLIIMSLFWLGWTGRRSVHWIVPILAGLLYGTGNTTIFMALFNYLTDAYGIYSASAMAAGACTRSISGALLPLAAKPMYERLGIGWASSVLGLMGLPLVVIPFLFLRYGQQLRARSPFCAELARRKMEEDDGSAGRGDSSGVVISAVEQTRRADRPAA; from the exons ATGGATTCGGGTGCGCCGGGGCGCGGTTTAGCTGAGGAGGAGAGACGAGGGGACGCAAATATCGCAGAGAAGGGAATGGCAACGGAGCAGATAATCGTGAAGTTCGAGCCCGGTGATAAGGATAATCCTCACAACTGGTCTATG ACGTGGAGATTGGTGATTTCCGGCATATACATCGTCTTATCCTTGAACAGCACTCTTGGTTCGAGCATGCCGGCTGGTGCGATCAAGGTTATTGCTGAAGGACTTAGCGTGACGAACAAATATCAGTTGGTTCTTCCCATATCCGTCTTCCTCATTGGATACATAGTTGGCCCGCTCTTTCTTGCACCACTATCTGAAGTATATGGACGGAGACCCTTACTCCTTTGGACGTTCGTGCTCTATTTATTCTTTACTCTGGGTACAGCACTGGTGTCCAATTTTCCGGGACTCCTGATATTAAGATTCTTCGCCGGTACCGCGGCCGCAGCACCATTGGCCATCGTGGGAGGAGTGTTTGCAGATTGCTTTCCAGATTCGGTGCATAGGGGCCGGGTCATGTCAATGTGGGCAGCGGGAACAATTTTCGGTCCTACACTGTCTCCACTCATATCAGGATTCTTGGGAAAAGTGTCGTGGAGATGGCCATTTTGGCTTGAGCTGATATTTGGAGGATTCACACTGATACCGATGGTCTTCGTACCCGAAACCTTTGGACCTGTGATATTAGCTCAAAGGGCTGCTCGGATGCGAAAAGAGTTGAAAAGAGACGGTATCATTGCACCGGGATCGGCCGAGAATGTTGACTTGAAAGAGCTCTTTGCTGTGACTCTTAGTCGACCGGTAAAAATGCTTTTTACCGAGCCGATTGTGCCGGCGGTTTGCTCGTACATGGCTTACGTCTACGCCATCCTCTATCTTTTCTTCCAGGCGTACCCTATCATATTTCAAG ATGAGTATGGAATGTCACCAGGGATCGCCGGGTTGGCCTATCTGCCAG TGGGAGTTGGAAGCGTTATCTCTGCCGTGATGGTCGTGCTCTGGGACGAGCGCATGCGGAAAAGGGGGAACAAGAAGCAGTCCATGGAGTACCACCGTTTGACTCTCGCCTGCATTGGGGGGCCGCTTATCATAATGTCTCTTTTCTGGCTG GGCTGGACTGGCAGGAGATCGGTACATTGGATTGTCCCTATTCTCGCTGGACTCCTCTACGGAACTGGCAACACAACGATCTTTATGGCTTTGTTTAACTATCTGACGGACGCGTACGGGATCTACAGCGCGTCGGCAATGGCGGCGGGCGCGTGCACGAGATCGATATCCGGTGCGCTGCTGCCTCTGGCGGCGAAGCCAATGTACGAGAGACTTGGAATCGGCTGGGCAAGCAGCGTCCTGGGGCTGATGGGCCTCCCTCTGGTCGTGATTCCGTTCCTGTTTTTGAGATACGGGCAACAGCTGAGGGCCCGGAGCCCGTTCTGCGCCGAGCTGGCTCGACGGAAGATGGAGGAAGACGACGGGAGCGCAGGGAGAGGAGATTCGAGCGGTGTTGTTATCTCAGCTGTAGAGCAGACACGGCGCGCTGATCGTCCAGCGGCCTGA
- a CDS encoding uncharacterized protein (EggNog:ENOG410PG5H~COG:E~TransMembrane:11 (o50-72i79-104o124-149i161-179o191-211i282-303o323-348i383-403o409-435i455-473o493-514i)~BUSCO:5622at33183) has protein sequence MESWEKKGAGDDSDGPVTTKQEYVGQGGPQVLEAEEEGFSLHRGLKARHITMIAIGGALGTGLIIGTGSALAKAGPASVLISYLIVGFVVWIVMCALGEMAAWLPLPSGFTGYAVRFCDPSLGFALGYCYYCKYIIITPNQLTVAALVIQYWIEREKVNPGVWIAIFLVVIICINYFGIRFFGEFEFWLSSFKVIVIVGIILLSLILALGGGPDHDRKGFRYWKNPGAFRELYQTGNSGRFLGFWSTMVTATFAYLGTELVGVTVGEAQNPRKTIPRAIKLTFYRILFFYILSVFLLGMLVPYDSKELAFASQQSSSANASPYVVAIKLAGIPILPDILNGCILVFVFSASNSDLYIATRTIYGLAREGKAPRILARTDRRGVPIYALALSSLFALLAFMNVSDDSKTIFGYFVNLVTIFGLLTWISILVTHIYFVRARKAQGVEETSLAFKAPLGAAGSYAACAFCILVSITKSYDVFIHNPETYGNFDYKNFITAYLGIPLYLIMIFGYKFVTKCQGVKPEEADLWSGKDAIDREEQEFLARKAAEQGQRSQANWFYRTFVAWLF, from the exons ATGGAGTCGTGGGAGAAGAAAGGAGCCGGGGACGACTCCGACGGCCCCGTGACGACAAAACAGGAGTATGTAGGGCAGGGCGGCCCGCAGGTCCTCGAGGCCGAGGAAGAAGGATTTTCCCTTCATCGTGGCTTGAAAGCGCGACACATCACCATGATTG CAATTGGTGGTGCGCTTGGAACTGGTCTGATTATCGGTACTGGCAGTGCATTGGCGAA AGCTGGC CCGGCATCGGTACTGATCTCCTACTTGATCGTCGGGTTTGTTGTATGGATCGTGATGTGTGCTCTTGGTGAAATGGCTGCATGGCTTCCTCTCCCTAGCGGCTTTACTGGTTATGCTGTTCGGTTCTGCGATCCCTCTCTTGGGTTTGCCCTCGGGTATTG CTATTACTGCAAATATATCATCATTACTCCAAACCAGTTGACTGTAGCCGCCCTAGTCATACAATACTGGATAGAGCGCGAAAAAGTCAATCCCGGTGTCTGGATCGCCATATTCCTGGTGGTTATCATTTGCATCAACTACTTCGGCATCCGTTTCTTCGGTGAATTTGAGTTCTGGCTTTCGTCTTTCAAGGTCATCGTTATCGTAGGAATTATCCTACTTTCGTTAATTCTTGCCCTCGGAGGTGGCCCTGATCATGATCGAAAAGGCTTCAGATATTGGAAAAATCCTGGGGCGTTTCGAGAACTTTACCAAACCGGAAATTCTGGTCGATTCTTGGGCTTCTGGTCAACAATGGTGACGGCCACTTTTGCGTACCTCGGGACCGAACTTGTCGGCGTGACCGTGGGAGAGGCCCAAAACCCTCGAAAGACCATCCCTCGTGCCATCAAACTTACGTTCTACCGAatcctcttcttctacaTTCTCAGCGTCTTCCTTCTTGGAATGCTTGTCCCTTACGACTCAAAGGAGCTTGCTTTTGCCTCGCAACAATCCAGCTCTGCTAACGCTTCGCCCTACGTGGTCGCCATCAAATTAGCCGGTATTCCCATCTTACCCGACATCCTCAACGGCTGTATCCTGGTTTTCGTCTTTTCAGCGTCCAACTCTGATCTCTACATCGCCACTCGAACCATCTACGGTTTGGCCAGAGAAGGCAAAGCGCCCCGAATCCTGGCCCGCACCGACCGCAGAGGTGTTCCCATTTACGCCCTTGCACTGTCCAGTTTGTTTGCCCTCCTCGCTTTCATGAATGTTTCGGACGATTCAAAGACAATCTTCGGCTATTTCGTCAACCTCGTGACCATTTTCGGTCTTCTAACGTGGATCTCCATCCTCGTCACCCACATTTACTTTGTCCGCGCCCGCAAAGCCCAGGGTGTTGAGGAGACGTCTCTCGCTTTCAAAGCGCCCCTTGGAGCTGCTGGTTCCTATGCTGCATGCGCTTTCTGCATTCTCGTTTCGATTACCAAGAGCTACGATGTCTTTATTCACAACCCAGAAACTTACGGCAACTTCGACTACAAGAACTTCATCACTGCGTACCTTGGAATCCCTCTTTATCTCATCATGATCTTTGGATATAAGTTCGTTACCAAGTGTCAAGGCGTGAAGCCAGAGGAGGCAGATCTCTGGTCAGGCAAGGATGCCATTGACCGGGAAGAGCAAGAGTTTTTGGCACGGAAAGCAGCTGAGCAAGGCCAACGCTCGCAAGCGAACTGGTTCTATCGAACGTTTGTTGCTTGGTTGTTTTAG
- a CDS encoding uncharacterized protein (EggNog:ENOG410PIGH~COG:A~BUSCO:632at33183) codes for MSTPYTPRTARGCNQLLLSLSAKYNLDLPTSEKKGTPAQRDRTLGQKCVSGLTYLHFNGGMEHTIAGFEEMANRMLSEWIHKPKQDWGTLPAPTLATQGTRSFINGSMIENSKNISLEQRDELLQCLHKLLEDEIRHRRQSPLPPATVAVGASATALGNKLKDLETSMARTPSYPAPGSPEISPSKRKAPLDRDEVFSTAPSSPIIDPSYPPKSFSLDCEFDDDDLDELLPVISTDVPGEDQCSLRKGKQQRIDSFFKSVRRPLMDASRDSSSNDPFSSTSRIATQTNVNGYMRVSKVSTTKSRHQNNNKSGLLDTFSTMQTGLAHSSFMEGTDTVATSFESNIANVERKPDKAPSQVNDYTSETSTVALLKSADFQEQFAMQLSPEPAMDPTDLKMRAFIDTLETSGPFTYSKCGDWPSNIPLRYRYEVERVAHSRGMAIEELLPQYRLPSQDYSEFWEYITQEKSNKRTSLLEKTKPVAWEVAVGNFEESSTKDVVTLTGDLEWCAKSEPGYLKFVLKPLRLERSHRFARRFGSDRFLEITFPALTKSPDYLKNQGPIVLRSIATWLATSSHYLLGRTWRAFYLEDVKAKNKKDGPKSKVHLFAVNGNDFVDAPLSMTVSPAGEMSDKHTPMTVEALFNWHIPVQENKESKDCKIFQRLALGLSRTIPTVVVRPEHIIIHPRHIDIPLEDRGNMKSSQPDMSDGCALMSVSLANRIKDCLGLKEENPSCFQGRIAGAKGIWMVDGRNIAFKGEECIQISGSQLKTKPHPSDCRMMLDDHQLTFEVVSWSRELRPVNLNVQLLMVLQHGGVQTDRLKNLVRCEMNTWYQEFKDIITNEIASRAWVQKQGLYEKRKTRRIDDFPTENVEQAILLLDSGFHPLKSVYLMNRLKTFLDDYCARLDSLKIRIPESTYAYCIADPYNVLAEDEVHLGFSKPWDSEGYTDLDGMDVLVGRNPAHLPSDIQKRRAVFKKELRYFKDVIVFPTAGALPLASMLSGGDYDGDQVWTCWDPQLVNQFTNTPFDPKKIPERKEFGLIDCSEELKANFDFDGFLTKMFVFNAAPSLLGHCTNEHEKLCYYENGIASEGALRLSHLLGYLADVRKSGHELRRETWMRQWNELSKDIGPDALRKPAYKQTREELDCRPNDKSIIDVLKFEVVEEEKNRIKADFSEFCKAHQECRDDPDLLAAWTEMWERAIFERDNNKDKTLLNAIQNVKAQVEAVANDRPRRNCGKSFASVISSTTDMLRSIKPPEIDHELSYTWRNRDDSWQVFLASCAYRLYPKGDFPWLAAGPTLCEIKARAVGPYRMVTMPVYQTLRVNHRAAKRVQEAASVNREDIDRALDELDVAYPELQDSDDDEDDSFDDWKSFAT; via the coding sequence ATGTCGACACCTTACACTCCCAGGACGGCTCGAGGGTGCAACCAGCTCCTGTTGTCCTTGAGCGCCAAATACAATTTAGACCTACCAACAAGTGAGAAAAAGGGAACGCCTGCGCAGCGCGACCGTACTCTGGGCCAAAAATGTGTGTCAGGCCTTACTTACCTCCATTTCAATGGGGGCATGGAGCATACGATTGCGGGTTTCGAGGAAATGGCCAACCGAATGCTCTCGGAATGGATACACAAGCCCAAGCAGGACTGGGGTACTCTCCCTGCACCCACCCTGGCTACCCAAGGGACGAGGTCTTTTATCAATGGGAGCATGATAGAGAATTCAAAGAACATCTCTTTGGAGCAACGCGATGAACTGCTCCAGTGCTTGCATAAATTGCTCGAAGACGAAATCAGACATAGAAGGCAAAGCCCTCTTCCGCCCGCTACTGTAGCTGTAGGGGCATCTGCCACGGCACTGGGAAATAAATTGAAGGATTTGGAAACTTCAATGGCTAGGACTCCAAGCTATCCGGCGCCTGGCTCGCCCGAGATCTCGCCTTCGAAACGCAAGGCGCCGCTTGATAGAGACGAGGTATTTAGCACTGCTCCTAGTTCCCCTATAATTGACCCTTCCTATCCTCCAAAATCCTTTTCCTTGGActgtgaatttgatgatgACGATTTGGATGAACTTCTTCCTGTTATTTCAACTGATGTTCCCGGTGAGGATCAGTGCTCGCTGCGGAAAGGAAAGCAGCAAAGGATCGATTCATTTTTTAAAAGCGTTCGGCGGCCATTGATGGATGCTTCTCGTGACTCGTCCTCCAACGATCCATTCTCGTCTACATCGAGAATAGCAACACAGACAAACGTGAACGGGTACATGAGGGTCTCCAAAGTATCCACCACGAAAAGCCGGCATCAAAACAACAACAAGAGCGGGTTACTGGACACCTTCTCGACTATGCAAACGGGGCTAGCACATTCCTCTTTCATGGAGGGAACTGACACCGTGGCTACGTCGTTTGAGAGCAATATTGCCAATGTGGAACGTAAACCCGATAAAGCACCGTCTCAGGTCAACGATTACACATCGGAAACCTCAACGGTGGCTCTACTAAAGAGTGCCGATTTTCAGGAGCAGTTCGCCATGCAGCTATCACCAGAACCAGCTATGGACCCTACTGATCTTAAAATGAGGGCGTTCATCGACACCCTGGAAACATCGGGTCCATTCACATATTCGAAATGTGGCGACTGGCCCAGCAATATTCCTCTGCGATACCGGTACGAAGTTGAAAGAGTCGCACATTCTCGAGGGATGGCGATTGAAGAACTTCTCCCACAGTATAGGCTGCCGAGCCAGGACTATTCAGAGTTCTGGGAATACATTACACAAGAGAAGTCAAACAAAAGGACCAGTTTACTCGAGAAGACCAAACCTGTGGCCTGGGAAGTGGCAGTGGGTAACTTCGAGGAAAGTAGCACCAAAGACGTAGTGACTCTGACCGGCGATCTTGAATGGTGTGCGAAATCGGAGCCCGGGTATCTGAAATTCGTTTTGAAGCCACTACGGCTGGAGAGGAGTCATCGATTTGCTCGTCGATTTGGCTCAGATCGTTTCCTTGAGATCACATTCCCAGCCCTAACGAAGAGCCCTGATTATTTGAAGAACCAAGGCCCCATCGTCCTTCGAAGCATTGCAACGTGGCTAGCTACTAGCTCCCACTATCTCCTAGGAAGGACTTGGCGGGCTTTTTACCTGGAAGACGTGAAGgctaaaaacaaaaaggatGGTCCAAAGAGTAAAGTGCATCTTTTCGCTGTCAATGGAAATGATTTCGTTGACGCTCCGCTGTCTATGACTGTCTCCCCCGCTGGCGAGATGTCTGATAAGCACACCCCGATGACCGTGGAAGCGTTGTTCAATTGGCACATACCAGttcaggaaaataaagaGTCCAAAGATTGCAAAATCTTCCAGCGTTTGGCACTGGGGCTTTCACGGACTATACCGACTGTAGTCGTCCGTCCGGAACATATAATCATCCATCCGAGACATATAGACATCCCTCTAGAAGATAGAGGCAACATGAAATCCTCTCAACCTGATATGAGTGATGGATGTGCACTTATGTCCGTGTCGCTTGCAAATCGcataaaagactgtctgGGCCTTAAGGAGGAAAATCCCTCCTGCTTCCAAGGTCGGATTGCCGGTGCCAAGGGTATTTGGATGGTTGACGGCCGCAACATAGCGTTCAAAGGCGAAGAGTGCATACAAATCAGCGGCTCGCAGCTCAAAACAAAGCCGCACCCATCTGATTGCAGGATGATGCTTGATGACCATCAACTGACGTTCGAGGTTGTGTCATGGTCGAGAGAGCTTCGCCCTGTGAATCTAAACGTGCAGCTTTTGATGGTTTTGCAGCATGGCGGGGTTCAAACAGACAGACTTAAGAATCTCGTCAGGTGCGAAATGAATACATGGTATCAGGAGTTCAAAGACATTATTACCAATGAGATTGCGTCTCGCGCTTGGGTTCAAAAGCAAGGACTTTATGAGAAGCGCAAAACAAGACGCATTGATGACTTCCCTACCGAAAATGTGGAACAGGCAATTCTACTTTTGGATAGCGGCTTTCACCCATTAAAGTCAGTCTACTTAATGAATCGTCTAAAAACATTCCTTGACGATTACTGTGCTCGTCTCGACAGTTTAAAAATTAGGATTCCCGAATCCACTTATGCCTACTGCATTGCTGACCCTTACAACGTTCTGGCAGAGGATGAAGTTCATTTAGGGTTTTCAAAGCCCTGGGATTCGGAGGGTTACACTGACTTGGATGGCATGGATGTTCTTGTCGGTCGAAACCCGGCTCACCTCCCTAGTGATATCCAAAAGAGACGGGCCGTGTTCAAAAAGGAGCTTCGATATTTCAAAGATGTCATTGTCTTTCCAACCGCCGGAGCGCTGCCACTCGCCTCGATGCTTTCTGGAGGGGATTACGACGGTGACCAAGTGTGGACCTGCTGGGATCCTCAGTTGGTAAATCAATTCACAAACACTCCCTTTGACCCTAAAAAGATaccagaaagaaaagaatttGGATTGATCGATTGCTCCGAAGAGTTGAAGGCAaattttgattttgatgGGTTTCTGACAAAAATGTTTGTTTTCAATGCAGCACCCTCGCTTCTTGGGCATTGTACAAATGAGCACGAGAAATTATGTTATTATGAAAATGGCATCGCATCAGAGGGCGCCCTCCGGCTTTCCCATCTGCTCGGCTATCTCGCTGACGTTCGGAAAAGCGGCCATGAATTAAGGCGGGAGACATGGATGCGCCAATGGAATGAACTGAGCAAAGATATCGGCCCAGATGCATTGCGAAAACCAGCCTACAAGCAAACAAGGGAAGAACTCGACTGTAGACCCAATGATAAAAGTATCATTGACGTTCTTAAATTTGAAGTTGttgaggaagagaagaatcGAATCAAGGCAGATTTCTCTGAGTTCTGCAAGGCCCATCAAGAATGTCGCGATGATCCGGATCTACTTGCAGCCTGGACAGAAATGTGGGAGCGGGCCATATTTGAACGTGACAATAACAAAGATAAAACCTTGCTGAATGCGATCCAAAATGTAAAAGCCCAAGTCGAGGCCGTGGCCAACGATCGACCACGCAGAAACTGTGGCAAGTCCTTCGCATCTGTCATCTCCTCGACGACGGATATGCTTCGGAGCATCAAGCCACCGGAGATTGACCATGAATTAAGCTACACGTGGCGAAACCGGGACGACTCATGGCAGGTCTTTCTAGCATCCTGCGCGTACAGGCTATATCCGAAAGGCGACTTCCCCTGGCTGGCAGCTGGTCCTACACTTTGCGAGATCAAAGCTCGTGCGGTTGGGCCATATCGGATGGTGACTATGCCGGTATATCAGACGCTCAGGGTCAATCATCGAGCCGCAAAGCGAGTGCAGGAAGCTGCTAGTGTTAACCGTGAAGATATCGACCGAGCGCTTGATGAATTGGATGTGGCCTATCCTGAATTACAGGATTCTGATGACGACGAGGACGATAGTTTTGATGATTGGAAGTCATTTGCGACGTGA
- a CDS encoding uncharacterized protein (EggNog:ENOG410PFW1~COG:S~BUSCO:7167at33183) produces the protein MSTANSTRMDVDSMCNDDRSTRATSVLSMDDIEAAQALEGLRSEFAHSSPSSQSNNRLSSSALPASESSQPEPLLSLLTSSHPLLSSAINSSMSVYSSSKSYSPRFKYGAEFIERNIGTPVVNTVGSVGRRTGVEGGLRWVLQRRENPDANTRNPRSSGERNSDAMDIEKGVAEPRPTHTRRSSGLSSVETLPPYDTLSSPNYEELVALDSKGARTESPRSQTWQSRLMISTSGLGVAMSEESLRSLTYCLKWLQWANTRLGNSIVTLKQVLEEWDQSRQHQSSGDASNPESRPRSPAVVSQQIQQVKQDVLQTLKQAVDVVSKYAGGALPENARNLVRRHLTSLPQRFRVASLYTNRQSDTSDPESDTTSTSAHRVLVLAEEGLDMMAQVSRVVNDTLISAESWCERLRRPKPSVISTDGQGPDSPAPDAFDTKQPLAEPTHCREVEMTGMDEKA, from the exons ATGTCGACGGCGAACTCTACCAGAATGGACGTTGACAGCATGTGCAACGACGATAGATCCACTCGCGCCACCAGCGTTCTCTCAATGGATGACATCGAGGCCGCTCAAGCACTAGAGGGTCTCCGATCAG AGTTTGCACACTCCTCCCCTTCATCGCAAAGCAATAACCGTCTGTCGTCATCCGCCCTCCCGGCTTCAGAATCTTCGCAGCCAGAGCCCCTGCTTTCCCTCTTGACCTCCTCTCACCCCTTGCTCTCTTCGGCCATCAACAGCTCAATGTCCGTCTATTCGTCATCCAAGTCATATTCTCCCAGATTCAAGTATGGTGCCGAATTTATAGAACGGAACATCGGCACTCCGGTTGTAAACACCGTTGGCAGCGTTGGGCGGAGAACAGGTGTCGAGGGAGGCCTCAGATGGGTCTTACAGCGACGGGAAAACCCAGATGCGAACACTCGCAACCCACGTTCCAGCGGAGAACGAAATTCGGACGCCATGGATATCGAGAAAGGCGTCGCCGAACCAAGGCCCACTCATACAAGACGATCTTCGGGCCTCTCAAGCGTCGAAACGTTGCCCCCATACGACACTCTTTCATCGCCCAACTATGAGGAGTTGGTGGCCCTGGACAGTAAAGGCGCTCGCACTGAATCTCCTCGAAGTCAGACTTGGCAAAGTCGTTTGATGATTTCCACGTCGGGTCTTGGTGTGGCGATGAGCGAAGAATCGCTTCGTAGCTTGACATACTGCTTGAAGTGGCTGCAGTGGGCAAACACTCGCCTTGGTAATTCCATAGTAACTCTCAAGCAGGTGCTAGAGGAATGGGACCAGTCCAGGCAGCACCAATCGTCTGGCGATGCGTCAAATCCAGAGAGTCGGCCAAGGAGCCCGGCTGTTGTCTCTCAACAGATTCAGCAGGTCAAACAAGATGTTCTCCAGACTTTGAAGCAAGCCGTAGACGTGGTGTCGAAATACGCTGGTGGTGCATTGCCGGAAAATGCACGCAATCTCGTTCGTCGACATCTGACTTCGCTGCCACAACGGTTTCGAGTTGCGTCGTTATATACAAACAGACAGTCAGACACTTCCGACCCTGAGTCAGACACAACCAGCACCAGTGCCCATCGTGTCCTGGTCCTTGCCGAAGAGGGATTAGATATGATGGCCCAAGTTAGTAGGGTTGTGAACGATACCCTCATTAGCGCCGAAAGCTGGTGCGAAAGATTACGAAGACCGAAGCCGTCGGTCATATCAACAGACGGCCAAGGCCCGGATTCCCCAGCCCCTGATGCTTTCGACACCAAACAGCCATTGGCCGAGCCGACACATTGTCGCGAAGTTGAGATGACAGGAATGGATGAGAAGGCGTGA